Within the Ensifer canadensis genome, the region GAATGACGACATCGGCCGTATCGATCGTTGCCGCAGCGCCTTCCGGCACTTCTCCATTCCCCACGATCATGATGGTGCGGCCAGACATCAGCGCTAGTTTTCCGTGGGCTCGAGCAGCTCTTTGAGTTCCGTGGTGCGGGCCGCAGTCAGCTGCGCCAGGCAGCCGGATACCAGCATCGGCTCCATCGATCCGCCGCGCGCTTCGAAGCCGGCAAGCTCGCACTGGCCGTCGCGGTAGCCGATCCAGGCGCGCTGCGCCTTCTTCAACGCCTCCTCCGCGCCGACATAGTCGGCGCTGATGTCACCCAGTTCCTTGTCCTTGGCCCGCATCGCCGCAACGGTCTGCTTGTAGACCGTGTTGAGTTCAGCGTCGGCCGCCTCATAATCCTTGTTGGAGCAGATGTTCATATCCGCCTGCGTCATTGCATTGGCGCAATCGACATCATCCTCCTGCGCCAGCGCGGGCATGGCCGCCAGCAGCAAGGCGCTCGCGATAAGCGTCGTTCGCATCATCATGCTCAAAGCTTTCCCATGACCTGCTGGCGGAAACCAAAAACCTCGCGCTTGCCCGAAAGCGGGATGAGCGTGACCTGTCTTTTCTGTCCCGGCTCGAAGCGGACGGCGGTGCCTGCGGGAATGTCCAGTCGTTTGCCATGGGCGGCACTGCGATCGAAGTCGAGCCCGGCATTGGTCTCGGCAAAGTGATAGTGGCTGCCGACCTGCACCGGCCGGTCGCCGGTATTGGAGACCTCGATCGTCACCGTCTCAAGCCCGTGGTTGAGTTCGATATCGCCGCTTGCGGCAATGATTTCCCCTGGGATCATCTGAGTTCCCTCTCCCTTGTCAGGCCGCGTCGACGTCGGCGCAGCCGAGCGGCTTCAGCACCCGTTCGGTCGATGCCGGATATTTCACAAGCAGCGCGGCCGGGCGTACCGGGCGCCGGGTAAACTCGCCGCCGCAGTTCGGGCAGGTGCCACCGAGCGTGCCTTCGACACAATCGACGCAAAAGGTGCACTCGAAGGTGCAGATCATCGCGTCGCGGCTCTCTGGCGGCAGATCCTTGTCGCAGCATTCGCAGTTCGGACGCAGTGCCAACATGTCTCAGCCTCCTCAGCGGATCGGTTCGTGCACAGTGACGAGCTTGGTACCGTCAGGGAAGGTCGCCTCCACCTGGATGTCGTGGATCATCTCCGCGATCCCCTCCATCACCTGTGCACGGGTGATCACATGGGCGCCCGCCTCCATCAGCTCCGCGACCGATCGGCCGTCACGCGCACCTTCGACAACGAAGTCAGTAATCAGCGCGATCGCCTCTGGATGATTAAGCTTGACTCCGCGCTCCAGGCGGCGGCGGGCAACCATCGCAGCCATGGAAATCAACAGCTTGTCCTTTTCGCGCGGGGTAAGATTCATGCGTCGCCACCGGTTTGATTGTGGATTAGAGGACCCAGACTTTCGGCACTGTCTCTTGCTTGCGCAAGTGCGAAATGACCGGGATGAGGATTTTTCTGAGCGAGAAGCCGTCCGCGGCAGCAAAGCGCGCAACCAGCTTGTCGCGACCACCGAGCTTGATGTGGCTGACGCCCGCCCCCACTTGCGTTTCGAGGAGTGCGCGCAGCCGCGGCAGCAGCAATTCACAATCCGGTCCGGTGTAGAACAGCGTCGCAAATGCCACGCTGCCGCCGAGCACTGCAGTCCGGGCGACAAGAGCGGCGATATCATCGGCAAAGGTCAGGTTTTCGGCATGCAACAGCCGGCCGCCGACGCGAATGCGCCAGCGATCTCGCAAGAGGCCTGTCTGCATCGCTTCGCCCATCGCCTTGCGGCCGAGCAGCACGGCCTCGACGGCAAGGAACGTCGCGCCGTCCTCGAGCTCGACATCGAGCGAGCGTGTCAGCGATGCGCGGTCGAACAGGATCGTCTCCTGCGGCAGCCAATCGACGCGTGCGCCAGCCGCCACGTCGATGCGTGTCGTGACATCGACCGTGCCGGCACTCGCCTTGTAGATCTTCTCGCAGGCCTGCGTGGTGACGGTGAGCTCGGTCGCCGCACCGGCCTCGATCTCCCAGAGCATGCGGTCGCCGCCGGTGAGCCCACCCGACGAGTTGATCAGCACGGCTTCCATCGAAGTATCGAAGGTTTTCGGCAGCCGAATCTTTGCGCAGCCTTCCTGGTAAAGCTCGGCAACGCGCGTTTGACCGACGGCCACTTTCGCGACCAGTCGTCCTTTTCCGAACGCCCGCTGCGGGGCGATGATAGCCGCATTGCTCATGTTCATCGGCCGACATCGTCGGCATCCCGAGGCGCCAAGTCAAGCTATTGTTTTGCAAAGAAAATCGGCAAGGTGATTGCTTTATGGGCAGCGTTTGCCCATCAAACAGCCACCATCTCAGGCGACCCTATCCGGCGGCTCTCGCCCCTCGAAGAAGGCGGTGATGTTGTCGACCACCTTCATGCCCATCGCGACGCGTGTCTCCTCGGTCGCGCTGCCGAGATGCGGCAGCAGAACGACATTTTCGAGCGCCCGCAGGCCCTCCGGCACATTCGGTTCCGCCTCGAAAACATCGAGGCCGGCGCCTTTGATCACTCCGTTCTTCAGCGCCTCGATCAACGCCGGCTCGTCGACCACATCGCCGCGCGCGGTGTTGACGAGATAGGCGCCCTTTTTCATCATCGCCAGCCGCTCGGCATTGATGAGGTGCCGGTTCTCGCCACCGCCGGGGCAGTGCAACGAGACGAAATCCGCAATCGCAAGCACCTCGTCGACGGTACCGAGCTGGCGCGCGCCATAGCGTGCGGCTTCCGCCGCATCGACACGCGAGCGGTTGTAGAACACCACCTCCATGTCGAACCCGAAATGGCAGCGTTTTGCCATCGCCTTGCCGATGCGGCCGAAACCGATGATCCCCAGCGTCTTGCCGGTCACCTTGCTGCCAATCATGTGGGTCGGCCGCCAGCCGGTCCATTCGCCGGCCCTGATCTGACGCTCCCCTTCGCCCGCACGCCGCGCGACGGCAAGCAGCAGCGTCATGGCGATATCGGCAGTGCAATCGGTCAGAACGCCGGGCGTGTTGGTAACGGCGATGTTTGCGGCCTTGGCGGCGGCAACATCGATGTGGTTGTAACCGACACCATAGTTGCCGAGGATCTTTGCCCTGATGTCGCCGCCGTCGAACAGGCTTGCCGGCAGGCGGTCGGAGACCGTCGGCAGCACCGCGTCAAAGTCGCGCAGCGCCTTTGCCAGCTGATCGGCCGACATCGGTACGTCGCTCTCGTTCAAGACGCCATCAAACCGCTCGGCCAGCACGCGCTCCACCGCTTCGGGCCAACGGCGGGTGACGAGAATGCGCGGCTTGGAACTCATGGGACAACCTCTAAAAACAGAATCGTTCGGCGATAGTGCACGAAATGACGGCGAGAGACAGCCCGCGCGGCCCAACGAAAGAGGCCCGGTGCAATGCCTTGCCGAGGCGAAGTCCGACGAGAATCATCGCCATCCCCGTTAACACCCGTCCAGAAACAAAAAGCCCGGCGATCGCTCGCCGGGCTTTCGAAGTTCTGACGTGGTTCAACGAACCTCGAAGCGAGATTTACTCGTTTTCGAAGTAGCTGTACTTGCCGTCTTCACCCTTCTTCCAGGTGTACATGACGTAGTCCGGACGGGTGATGTCGCCCTTTTCGTCATAGCCGAGTTCGCCAATTGCGGTCTTGAACGGGCCTTTGGCCTTGATCGCTTCGGCAACGGCCTGCGGATCGGTCGTGCCGCCAGCCTTGGCAGCTTCGGCGACAACCTGCAGAGCAGCGTAGGCGTAGAGCGTGTAGGCTTCCGGTTCGAAGCCGGCGGCGCGGAACTTCTCGACGAGTTCCTTGGCAGCCGGGTTCTTGCGCGGATCCGGAGCAAACGTCATCAGCGTGCCGTCAACAGCGTCGCCTGCGATCGAGGCCAGTTCGTTCGAAACGATACCGTCGCCCGACATCAGGGTAGCCTTGAGGCCCTGGTCCTTCATCTGGCGCATGATCAGGCCAGCTTCGGTGTGCAGACCGCCGTAGTAGACGATCGAGACGCCGGCTTCCTTCATCTTGGCGATGAGGGCCGAGAAGTCCTTGTCGCCGGTGTTGATGCCTTCATAGAGGGCTTCATTGAGGCCGGCTTCGTTCATCGACTTCTTGGTTTCGTCGGCAAGGCCCTGACCATAAGGGGTCTTGTCGTGAATGACGGCGATCTTGGCGTCCTTGTGGTTGGCGGCAAGGAAGGCGCCGGCAACTGCGCCCTGCTGGTCGTCACGACCGCAAGTGCGGAAGGTGTTCCAGAGGCCGCGCTCGGTGAACTGCGGGTTGGTGGAAGCCGGCGTTACCTGGAGAATGCCGTTTTCGGCATAGACTTCCGAAGCCGGGATGGACACGCCCGAGTTGAAGTGGCCGACAACGAACTTCACGCCGTCAGCGACGAACTTGTTGGCGACCGAAACGCCCTGCTTGGCGTCGGAAACGTCGTCGCCGAGTACAACCTTGATCTGTTCCCCATTGATACCGCCGGCAGCATTGATGTCTGCAGCAGCCTGTTCGGCACCTTTCTGCAGCTGTGCACCGAACGCAGCGTTCGGGCCGGTCAGCGGGCCAGCAACGCCAACGAGAATATCAGCCCATGCGGTGCCGCTGAAAGCGACCATTGCCGACAGCGCAACGGCCGACAGAAGAGACTTTTTCATTTTGTTACTCCCAATTATCCGAGCGGGTCTCGTTACCAACCTGCGCAATGCCCACCGTAATTCGCGCCGGTATTTCTTTCGCACCGGCCGCGGCGGCCGGCGCGCGCTGTTCCCATTATTTGGCTTTCCAGGAGAAAGGCGAAGCCTTCTCATAGAGCCAATAGTAGTTATTGGTCATTTGCTTGGTCCGGTAGTACCGGAAACCTGCGGTAGCAAACAACAAAAGTACGACCGTGTCCACGATATAGTAATGCAGACTGAACATCGTACCTCCGAACAGGGCGTGGTGCACGAAGCGGATCCCAAGCCCCAGCAGCGCCACATAGACGAAGAGGCGCGGAAGCTCCTCCCAGCCCTCGGCGACGCTCTTTCCCGTTCTCCACGCGGTCCAGCCGCCCAGAACACAGGTGATGAAAAGAAACTGCCAGACCGACACTTCTTCGTAGAGAATACCCTGCATGTCACAAACTCCAGATGCGGCGCATCAATGGCGGCCGCCTTCGAGATAGGCCGCGCGGACTTCCGGATTGGCGAGCAGTTCCTTGCCCGAGCCGCTCATCGTCACGCGGCCGTTGACCATCACGTAACCGCGGTCGGAAAGCTTCAAGGCGCCGAACGCATTCTGCTCGACGAGGAACACGGTCAGTCCCTCTTCCTTGTTCAGCTTCTTGATGGCTTCGAAGATGCCCTTAACGATCAGCGGCGCCAGGCCGAGCGATGGCTCGTCCAGCAAAAGGAGCTTCGGGCGCGCCATCAGCGCGCGGGCGATCGACAGCATCTGCTGCTCGCCGCCCGAAAGCGTACCGCCGCGTTGAGCCTGGCGCTCCTTAAGTCGCGGGAACAGCGAGAACACCTTCTCGGCGTCCTCGTTGAAATGTTTGAGGTTGTCGAGGCTTGCGCCCATCTGCAGGTTTTCGAATACGGTCATGCGCGGAAAAATGCGACGGCCTTCCGGCGACTGCGCGATGCGAAGACGCGCGATCTCGTGCGTCGGCATGCGGGTAATTTCCTCACCTTCGAACATGACCGCGCCGGTGCGCGCCTGCGGGCTGCCGCAGATCGT harbors:
- a CDS encoding lysozyme inhibitor LprI family protein, producing MMRTTLIASALLLAAMPALAQEDDVDCANAMTQADMNICSNKDYEAADAELNTVYKQTVAAMRAKDKELGDISADYVGAEEALKKAQRAWIGYRDGQCELAGFEARGGSMEPMLVSGCLAQLTAARTTELKELLEPTEN
- a CDS encoding urease subunit beta, with the translated sequence MIPGEIIAASGDIELNHGLETVTIEVSNTGDRPVQVGSHYHFAETNAGLDFDRSAAHGKRLDIPAGTAVRFEPGQKRQVTLIPLSGKREVFGFRQQVMGKL
- a CDS encoding DUF1272 domain-containing protein — translated: MLALRPNCECCDKDLPPESRDAMICTFECTFCVDCVEGTLGGTCPNCGGEFTRRPVRPAALLVKYPASTERVLKPLGCADVDAA
- a CDS encoding urease subunit gamma, with product MNLTPREKDKLLISMAAMVARRRLERGVKLNHPEAIALITDFVVEGARDGRSVAELMEAGAHVITRAQVMEGIAEMIHDIQVEATFPDGTKLVTVHEPIR
- a CDS encoding urease accessory protein UreD produces the protein MSNAAIIAPQRAFGKGRLVAKVAVGQTRVAELYQEGCAKIRLPKTFDTSMEAVLINSSGGLTGGDRMLWEIEAGAATELTVTTQACEKIYKASAGTVDVTTRIDVAAGARVDWLPQETILFDRASLTRSLDVELEDGATFLAVEAVLLGRKAMGEAMQTGLLRDRWRIRVGGRLLHAENLTFADDIAALVARTAVLGGSVAFATLFYTGPDCELLLPRLRALLETQVGAGVSHIKLGGRDKLVARFAAADGFSLRKILIPVISHLRKQETVPKVWVL
- a CDS encoding 2-hydroxyacid dehydrogenase, which encodes MSSKPRILVTRRWPEAVERVLAERFDGVLNESDVPMSADQLAKALRDFDAVLPTVSDRLPASLFDGGDIRAKILGNYGVGYNHIDVAAAKAANIAVTNTPGVLTDCTADIAMTLLLAVARRAGEGERQIRAGEWTGWRPTHMIGSKVTGKTLGIIGFGRIGKAMAKRCHFGFDMEVVFYNRSRVDAAEAARYGARQLGTVDEVLAIADFVSLHCPGGGENRHLINAERLAMMKKGAYLVNTARGDVVDEPALIEALKNGVIKGAGLDVFEAEPNVPEGLRALENVVLLPHLGSATEETRVAMGMKVVDNITAFFEGREPPDRVA
- a CDS encoding branched-chain amino acid ABC transporter substrate-binding protein, translating into MKKSLLSAVALSAMVAFSGTAWADILVGVAGPLTGPNAAFGAQLQKGAEQAAADINAAGGINGEQIKVVLGDDVSDAKQGVSVANKFVADGVKFVVGHFNSGVSIPASEVYAENGILQVTPASTNPQFTERGLWNTFRTCGRDDQQGAVAGAFLAANHKDAKIAVIHDKTPYGQGLADETKKSMNEAGLNEALYEGINTGDKDFSALIAKMKEAGVSIVYYGGLHTEAGLIMRQMKDQGLKATLMSGDGIVSNELASIAGDAVDGTLMTFAPDPRKNPAAKELVEKFRAAGFEPEAYTLYAYAALQVVAEAAKAGGTTDPQAVAEAIKAKGPFKTAIGELGYDEKGDITRPDYVMYTWKKGEDGKYSYFENE
- a CDS encoding DUF6867 family protein yields the protein MQGILYEEVSVWQFLFITCVLGGWTAWRTGKSVAEGWEELPRLFVYVALLGLGIRFVHHALFGGTMFSLHYYIVDTVVLLLFATAGFRYYRTKQMTNNYYWLYEKASPFSWKAK
- a CDS encoding ABC transporter ATP-binding protein; translated protein: MSAPLLQVKAVETYYGNIRALNGVDVEVHRGEIVCLIGANGAGKSTLMMTICGSPQARTGAVMFEGEEITRMPTHEIARLRIAQSPEGRRIFPRMTVFENLQMGASLDNLKHFNEDAEKVFSLFPRLKERQAQRGGTLSGGEQQMLSIARALMARPKLLLLDEPSLGLAPLIVKGIFEAIKKLNKEEGLTVFLVEQNAFGALKLSDRGYVMVNGRVTMSGSGKELLANPEVRAAYLEGGRH